A stretch of the Arthrobacter stackebrandtii genome encodes the following:
- a CDS encoding carbohydrate ABC transporter permease has translation MKSDSKRTTKRRINRTLKYAILIFFVIIVLLPAYVLFITSFKGTADADPSRAWYLPQVWETGGWVKAWETLAPSLGRTVLLVVPSALVSAFLGSINGYVLSKWRFPGANIVFTLILFGMFIPYQAVMIPLTQLVSNLGIPQGIPSLMLLHIVYGLPICTLIFRNYYASVPDELIEAARMDGAGILRTYGSVIFPVSAPGFVVVLIWQFTSAWNDYLFAAFFSSGRNGPVTIALSFLAGGQLTDYAASMAGALIASVPTLIVYILLGKYFVGGLMSGSVKG, from the coding sequence ATGAAGTCCGACTCCAAGCGCACCACCAAGCGGCGCATCAACCGGACCCTGAAGTACGCGATCCTGATCTTCTTCGTGATCATCGTCCTGCTGCCGGCCTACGTCCTGTTCATCACCAGCTTCAAGGGCACCGCCGACGCCGACCCCTCGCGCGCTTGGTACCTCCCGCAGGTCTGGGAGACCGGCGGCTGGGTCAAGGCCTGGGAAACCCTGGCGCCGTCACTGGGCCGCACCGTGCTCCTGGTGGTCCCCTCCGCGCTGGTCTCCGCTTTCCTGGGATCCATCAACGGCTACGTGCTGTCCAAGTGGCGCTTCCCGGGTGCGAACATCGTGTTCACGCTGATCCTTTTCGGCATGTTCATCCCGTACCAGGCCGTCATGATCCCGCTGACCCAGCTGGTGAGCAACCTCGGCATTCCCCAGGGCATCCCGTCACTGATGCTGCTGCACATTGTCTACGGCCTGCCGATCTGTACGCTGATCTTCCGCAACTACTATGCGTCGGTCCCCGATGAACTCATCGAGGCCGCCCGCATGGACGGCGCCGGAATCCTGCGCACCTACGGCTCGGTGATTTTCCCCGTCTCGGCCCCCGGCTTCGTCGTGGTCCTGATCTGGCAGTTCACCTCCGCCTGGAACGACTACCTCTTCGCCGCGTTCTTCTCCTCGGGCCGCAACGGCCCGGTGACGATCGCACTGTCCTTCCTCGCCGGAGGCCAGCTCACCGACTACGCCGCCTCCATGGCCGGCGCGCTCATCGCCTCCGTCCCCACGCTCATTGTCTACATCCTGTTGGGCAAGTACTTTGTGGGCGGGCTGATGAGCGGTTCCGTCAAGGGATAG
- a CDS encoding ABC transporter ATP-binding protein, producing MTLLELNNVSVHYGRIQAIHDMSFTVEEGEIVSLIGANGAGKTTTMKTISGLLNPSAGTIKFMGEDITKMKAHIRVVQGISQAPEGRGIFPAMTVLENLDMGTFGRKDRTGVPEDLERVFTLFPRLKEREKQFGGTMSGGEQQMLAIGRALMSRPKLLLLDEPSMGLAPQFIRQIFKIVTEINGQGTTVLLVEQNANQALARAHRAFVLETGAITHSGTGKELLANPAIKEAYLGVG from the coding sequence ATGACTTTGCTTGAGCTGAACAACGTATCCGTCCACTACGGCCGGATCCAGGCCATCCACGACATGTCGTTCACGGTGGAGGAAGGCGAAATTGTCTCCCTGATCGGGGCCAACGGCGCCGGCAAGACCACCACCATGAAGACCATCTCCGGGCTGCTTAACCCCTCCGCCGGGACCATCAAGTTCATGGGCGAGGACATCACCAAGATGAAGGCCCACATCCGGGTGGTGCAGGGCATCTCGCAGGCACCGGAGGGCCGGGGCATCTTCCCGGCCATGACTGTGCTGGAAAACCTGGACATGGGCACGTTTGGCCGCAAGGACCGCACCGGCGTGCCGGAGGACCTGGAGCGGGTGTTCACCCTGTTCCCGCGGCTGAAGGAGCGCGAGAAGCAGTTTGGCGGCACCATGAGCGGCGGCGAGCAGCAGATGCTGGCCATCGGCCGCGCCCTGATGTCGCGGCCCAAGCTGCTGCTGCTCGACGAGCCCTCCATGGGCCTGGCCCCGCAGTTCATCCGGCAGATCTTCAAGATCGTCACCGAGATCAACGGCCAGGGCACCACGGTGCTGCTTGTGGAGCAGAACGCCAACCAGGCCCTTGCGCGGGCACACCGCGCCTTCGTCCTGGAAACCGGGGCCATCACCCACAGCGGCACGGGCAAGGAACTGCTGGCTAATCCGGCCATCAAGGAGGCCTACCTGGGCGTCGGGTAG
- a CDS encoding branched-chain amino acid ABC transporter substrate-binding protein: MYRKKVMTTLAAAATLGMILGGCANTAAPEGGSTSGGSASAIDIPALTSIETPPNAVLPAGDGKATCPATTTLAYVGAQTGPNAQLGINIFNGVQLAINEHNAANPDCQVVFKKFDTEGDPNKATGPVTQATKEEGIIGVVGLPFSGESKATGNIFEQVKLVHVTPAATNPGLTENGWTTFFRGLGNDAVQGPAAAKFMVDKLQAKKVYIVQDDSEYGIGLGQTTADGLGDALVGTDKVTTGQKDFSATISKIMNSKADAVFYSGYYAEGAPFDQQLVNKGYTGTFVGPDGLKDDQFIKQAGDASKNAFFTCPCIPGELIPTFAKDYKALAGIDPGTYSIEGYDAATVLLAGIDAGNQDRASLLEWVKTYDKDGLSKHYKWNDKGELAAPTVYGYKVENGKIVPIGAIGE, encoded by the coding sequence ATGTACCGCAAGAAAGTTATGACCACGCTGGCTGCGGCCGCGACCTTGGGGATGATCTTGGGTGGTTGTGCGAATACGGCAGCGCCTGAAGGCGGCAGCACATCTGGCGGCAGCGCCTCGGCGATCGACATCCCGGCCCTGACTTCCATTGAAACTCCGCCCAACGCGGTGCTCCCGGCGGGTGACGGCAAGGCCACGTGCCCTGCCACGACGACGCTGGCCTATGTGGGTGCCCAGACCGGACCAAACGCCCAGCTCGGCATCAACATTTTCAACGGCGTGCAGCTCGCCATCAACGAGCACAATGCGGCGAACCCGGACTGCCAGGTCGTGTTCAAGAAGTTTGACACGGAAGGCGACCCCAACAAGGCCACGGGCCCGGTCACCCAGGCCACCAAGGAAGAAGGGATCATCGGCGTTGTCGGCCTGCCGTTCTCCGGCGAATCCAAGGCCACCGGCAACATCTTTGAACAGGTCAAGCTGGTCCACGTCACCCCGGCAGCCACAAACCCGGGCCTGACCGAAAACGGTTGGACCACGTTCTTCCGCGGCCTGGGCAACGACGCAGTCCAGGGCCCGGCGGCAGCAAAGTTCATGGTGGACAAGCTGCAGGCCAAGAAGGTCTACATCGTCCAGGATGACTCCGAGTACGGCATCGGCCTGGGCCAGACCACCGCTGACGGACTGGGAGACGCACTCGTGGGCACCGACAAGGTGACCACCGGGCAGAAGGACTTCTCGGCCACGATCTCCAAGATCATGAACTCCAAGGCCGACGCAGTCTTCTACTCCGGCTACTACGCTGAAGGCGCACCGTTCGACCAGCAGCTGGTCAACAAGGGCTACACCGGAACGTTTGTCGGCCCGGACGGTCTGAAGGACGACCAGTTCATCAAGCAGGCAGGCGACGCATCCAAGAACGCCTTCTTCACCTGCCCCTGCATTCCCGGTGAGCTGATCCCGACCTTCGCCAAGGACTACAAGGCGCTGGCCGGCATTGACCCCGGAACCTACTCCATTGAAGGCTACGACGCAGCCACCGTGCTGCTGGCAGGCATCGACGCCGGCAACCAGGACCGCGCGTCATTGCTCGAATGGGTCAAGACCTACGACAAGGACGGTCTGAGCAAGCATTACAAGTGGAACGACAAGGGCGAGCTGGCGGCCCCCACGGTCTACGGCTACAAGGTGGAGAACGGCAAGATTGTTCCCATCGGTGCCATCGGGGAGTAA
- a CDS encoding MFS transporter, translating into MPQEDLPSAALDATQDAALETDDGASPAPGARSRRTFLHVLVNTAIANVTTSFLWFALTFWVYLETRSVLATGLVGGAYMLLVAVFGLFFGVLVDRYRKHAVMLGSAFGTLVFFGLAGIMFLMVPQQLLLTIAAPWFWVFAMIVLVGAVIEQLRNIALSTTVTLLVPSADRARANGLVGSVQGLAFLVTSVFSGLSVGLLGMGGTLAIGLAASAAVAAHLLAIRIPEPKALRSGDSTGMKELRQGVAAVRATQGLVALIVFTTFNNLTGGVYMALMDPYGLTLFPVEVWGLVLGVTATGFIIGGGLVAKFGLGRRPLRTMLLLVACTGALGAVFTLREWWWLYAGGVWLFMTLMPAVEAAEQTIIQQVVPARTQGRVFGLAMTVESAAAPVTAFAIAPLAQFWLIPYMEGPSGRRDFGWLLGDGDARGIALVFLVSGLASVALALAALCTSQYRQLSRSYDEAARREAAAGPSGSAAARDPGRSGR; encoded by the coding sequence ATGCCGCAGGAAGACCTCCCCTCCGCAGCACTTGACGCCACACAAGATGCCGCGCTTGAGACGGACGACGGCGCGTCCCCGGCTCCCGGGGCACGGAGCCGCCGCACTTTCCTCCACGTGCTGGTCAATACGGCCATTGCCAATGTCACCACAAGTTTCCTGTGGTTTGCCCTGACCTTCTGGGTGTACCTGGAAACGCGGTCGGTGCTGGCGACAGGCCTCGTCGGCGGCGCCTACATGCTGCTGGTCGCCGTTTTTGGGCTGTTCTTCGGCGTGCTGGTCGACCGTTACCGCAAGCACGCTGTCATGCTTGGCTCCGCCTTCGGCACGCTGGTGTTCTTTGGCCTGGCCGGGATCATGTTCCTCATGGTCCCGCAACAGCTGCTGCTGACCATTGCCGCGCCTTGGTTCTGGGTCTTTGCCATGATTGTGCTGGTTGGCGCCGTCATTGAGCAGCTTCGCAACATTGCCCTCTCCACAACGGTCACCCTGCTGGTTCCGTCGGCGGACCGGGCCAGGGCCAACGGTTTGGTCGGTTCGGTGCAGGGCCTGGCCTTCCTTGTCACGAGTGTGTTCAGCGGGCTGTCCGTCGGCCTGTTGGGCATGGGCGGCACACTGGCCATCGGGCTGGCCGCCTCCGCGGCAGTGGCGGCTCACCTGCTCGCCATCCGCATCCCCGAGCCCAAGGCGCTGCGCAGCGGCGACAGTACCGGCATGAAGGAACTGCGGCAGGGCGTGGCAGCCGTCCGGGCAACGCAGGGACTGGTGGCGCTCATTGTGTTCACCACCTTCAACAACCTCACCGGCGGGGTCTACATGGCGCTCATGGACCCCTACGGCCTGACATTGTTCCCCGTGGAGGTGTGGGGCCTGGTCCTGGGCGTGACGGCCACCGGCTTCATTATTGGCGGCGGACTCGTGGCAAAGTTCGGCCTGGGGCGCCGCCCCCTGCGCACAATGCTTCTCCTGGTCGCCTGCACGGGAGCCCTTGGCGCGGTATTCACCCTGCGGGAATGGTGGTGGTTGTACGCCGGCGGCGTCTGGCTGTTCATGACCCTCATGCCGGCGGTCGAGGCGGCCGAGCAAACCATCATCCAGCAGGTGGTGCCGGCGCGCACCCAGGGACGCGTGTTCGGCCTGGCCATGACGGTTGAATCGGCGGCCGCCCCCGTCACGGCGTTTGCCATCGCCCCGCTGGCCCAGTTCTGGCTCATCCCGTACATGGAAGGCCCCTCCGGTCGGCGGGACTTCGGCTGGCTGCTTGGCGACGGCGATGCCCGGGGGATCGCCCTGGTGTTCCTCGTGTCCGGGCTGGCCTCCGTGGCACTGGCCCTTGCGGCACTGTGCACGAGCCAATACCGCCAGCTGTCCCGCAGTTACGATGAGGCCGCCCGGCGGGAGGCGGCTGCGGGGCCCTCCGGCTCGGCAGCGGCACGGGACCCGGGGCGCAGCGGAAGGTGA
- a CDS encoding Gfo/Idh/MocA family protein → MSIQRFVGRPDWYDTFNPETLAATGTTLRWGVVATGGIARTVTADLALLEDAELLAVSSRSEKSAAAFAGEFGFARHYYDGGPDGLESPGYMQLVADPDVDVVYIATPHAQHFDIAKAALEHGKHVLCEKALTITAAEARVLIALAREKQLFLMEAVWARFVPGFQRAMEIVASGEIGEVKWVRADLGFPAPVDDAARIWAPADGGGALLDITVYPLLWAWGTLGAPTSLHAAAELTPLGVDAQNVLNLSYPSGAQAQLISYLGAHGPRTASVAGSKGFIETVGSVNNPKGLRVSVGWDGERVETFEHPGSGYTYQLREVTRCIQAGLTESTTMPLDDSLAVMELFDDARRQFGVSYWNDTRTDL, encoded by the coding sequence ATGAGCATCCAACGATTTGTCGGCCGGCCCGACTGGTACGACACCTTCAATCCCGAAACCCTCGCCGCAACCGGCACCACCCTTCGCTGGGGCGTGGTGGCCACCGGTGGGATTGCCCGCACCGTCACGGCGGACCTGGCCCTGCTGGAGGACGCGGAGCTCCTGGCCGTGAGCTCCCGCAGCGAGAAGAGTGCGGCGGCCTTCGCCGGCGAGTTCGGCTTCGCCCGGCACTATTACGACGGCGGTCCGGACGGCCTGGAGTCCCCCGGCTACATGCAGCTCGTGGCAGATCCCGACGTGGACGTTGTGTATATCGCCACCCCGCACGCCCAGCACTTCGACATTGCCAAGGCCGCGCTGGAGCACGGAAAGCACGTATTGTGTGAAAAGGCGCTGACCATCACGGCGGCGGAGGCACGGGTCCTGATCGCCCTTGCGCGGGAGAAGCAGCTGTTCCTCATGGAGGCCGTGTGGGCAAGGTTTGTCCCCGGCTTCCAGCGGGCCATGGAGATCGTGGCATCCGGGGAGATCGGCGAGGTCAAGTGGGTCCGTGCCGACCTCGGCTTCCCGGCGCCGGTCGACGACGCTGCACGGATCTGGGCCCCGGCCGACGGCGGCGGGGCGCTCCTGGACATCACCGTCTACCCGCTCCTGTGGGCGTGGGGGACCCTCGGCGCCCCAACCTCGCTGCACGCCGCGGCCGAGTTGACGCCGCTGGGCGTCGACGCCCAGAACGTGCTGAACCTCAGCTACCCGTCCGGCGCACAGGCACAGCTCATCAGCTACCTCGGTGCGCATGGTCCGCGGACGGCGTCGGTCGCCGGCAGCAAGGGGTTCATCGAGACCGTTGGTTCGGTCAACAACCCCAAGGGCCTGCGCGTCTCGGTGGGCTGGGACGGCGAACGCGTGGAGACGTTTGAACACCCCGGCAGCGGCTACACGTACCAGCTGCGCGAGGTCACGCGCTGCATCCAAGCCGGGCTGACGGAAAGCACCACCATGCCGCTGGATGATTCGCTGGCCGTCATGGAATTGTTCGACGACGCCCGCCGCCAGTTTGGCGTGAGCTACTGGAACGACACCCGCACAGACCTGTAG
- a CDS encoding branched-chain amino acid ABC transporter permease has translation MSMTEGPRPLRTSKSEQQTDASEAVGPLPGTSADVPRHGRFGGWSDRWREMSRPKQWMILIPVVVVAFFLPLMNIPFITTEPGNDWPLACQAMAIFALVAVGLNIVIGYAGLLDLGYIAFFAVGSYTAAMLTSPDSAFIKIPYLWTIPVAIAVSMFVGVLLGLPTLRLRGDYLAIVTLGFGEIVRILATIIPAMKGQPGFQNVGHPPGVGDDGIPIFANSNGTPWYWLTLGILIVLLFLVGNMERSRVGRAWIAIREDEDAAETMGVPTFKYKVWAFALGAGVGGMAGALMGGQVGFVNNQKFDVVTSILFVAAVVMGGSGNKVGAIVGGALVAYIPLRFTAIAEYKFLIFGVALILIMIYRPQGLIPAKQRLLAYGTQAYAAVRARFSGKGAKPSGTGGTGSGPSGPSGKPATPAPKPNAEGAAS, from the coding sequence ATGAGCATGACAGAAGGCCCCAGGCCTCTCCGAACCTCCAAATCAGAACAGCAGACCGACGCCTCGGAAGCCGTCGGGCCCCTGCCCGGCACCAGCGCTGACGTTCCCCGCCACGGCAGGTTCGGCGGCTGGAGCGACCGCTGGCGGGAAATGTCCCGTCCCAAGCAGTGGATGATCCTCATCCCCGTGGTCGTCGTGGCATTCTTCCTGCCCCTGATGAACATCCCGTTCATCACCACCGAACCGGGCAACGACTGGCCGCTCGCCTGCCAGGCCATGGCCATCTTCGCCCTCGTGGCGGTGGGCCTGAACATCGTGATTGGCTACGCCGGCCTGCTCGACCTGGGCTACATCGCGTTCTTTGCGGTCGGCTCCTACACGGCAGCCATGCTGACCAGCCCGGATTCTGCGTTCATCAAGATCCCATACCTGTGGACCATCCCGGTGGCCATTGCGGTGTCCATGTTCGTTGGCGTGCTCCTGGGCCTGCCCACACTGCGCCTGCGCGGCGACTACCTGGCCATTGTGACCCTCGGCTTCGGCGAGATCGTGCGCATCCTGGCCACCATCATTCCGGCCATGAAGGGCCAGCCCGGATTCCAGAACGTGGGCCACCCGCCGGGCGTCGGCGACGACGGCATCCCCATCTTCGCCAATTCCAACGGAACCCCCTGGTACTGGCTGACCCTGGGCATCCTGATCGTTCTCCTCTTCCTCGTCGGCAACATGGAGCGCAGCCGCGTGGGCCGTGCCTGGATCGCCATCCGCGAGGACGAGGACGCCGCCGAGACCATGGGCGTGCCAACGTTCAAGTACAAGGTGTGGGCGTTTGCGCTCGGCGCCGGCGTCGGCGGCATGGCAGGGGCCCTCATGGGCGGCCAGGTCGGCTTCGTGAACAACCAGAAGTTCGACGTCGTTACGTCCATTTTGTTTGTCGCGGCAGTCGTCATGGGCGGCTCGGGCAACAAGGTGGGTGCCATTGTGGGCGGCGCGCTGGTCGCCTACATCCCGCTGCGGTTCACGGCCATTGCAGAGTACAAGTTCCTGATCTTCGGCGTCGCCCTGATCCTGATCATGATCTACCGCCCGCAAGGCCTGATCCCCGCCAAGCAGCGCCTGCTGGCCTACGGCACCCAGGCCTACGCCGCGGTCCGTGCACGCTTCTCCGGCAAGGGGGCCAAGCCGTCCGGGACGGGCGGGACGGGTTCCGGCCCGTCAGGTCCATCCGGAAAGCCCGCCACGCCCGCACCCAAACCCAACGCTGAGGGGGCCGCATCATGA
- a CDS encoding branched-chain amino acid ABC transporter permease: MIPTILAAAPPTSDWITLDFASLAQNFWSATFDGLTFGSIYALVALGYTLVYGVLNLINFAHSEVFILGCYGVWFTLSFLGFGPSAPNLGVGAIVVNLLLALIVGIIASALTAFVLERVAYRPLRKRNAPRLVFLITAIGASFTIQYLIYVWRGAVPEQALTMFQVKPVFEVFGTFIYNDQILIVTAAIILMVITERFISKSRTGRGIRAVAQDPDTATLMGVNKERIIITTFVIGGILAGAAALFYTMKIPSGVVYNGGFILGIKAFAAAVLGGIGNVRGALLGGLLLGLIGNYGQILLGNSQWTDVVAFLVLVLVLLFRPEGILGTSLGRSKA, translated from the coding sequence ATGATCCCAACCATCCTTGCGGCGGCACCGCCAACCAGTGACTGGATTACGCTGGACTTTGCCTCCCTGGCCCAAAACTTTTGGTCTGCCACCTTTGACGGGCTGACCTTTGGATCCATTTACGCCCTCGTGGCGCTTGGCTACACGCTGGTTTACGGCGTGCTCAACCTCATCAACTTTGCCCACTCCGAAGTATTCATCCTTGGCTGCTACGGCGTCTGGTTCACGTTGTCATTCCTTGGCTTCGGCCCCTCGGCCCCCAACCTGGGCGTCGGTGCAATCGTCGTCAACCTCCTGCTTGCGCTCATCGTCGGCATCATAGCCTCGGCACTGACTGCCTTTGTTCTGGAACGAGTCGCCTACAGGCCGTTGCGCAAACGCAACGCACCCCGCCTCGTCTTTCTCATCACCGCCATCGGTGCATCCTTCACCATCCAGTACCTGATCTACGTTTGGCGCGGCGCGGTTCCGGAACAGGCCCTGACCATGTTCCAGGTCAAGCCGGTCTTTGAAGTATTTGGCACCTTCATCTACAACGACCAGATCCTGATCGTCACGGCCGCCATCATCCTGATGGTCATCACCGAACGCTTCATCAGCAAGTCCCGCACCGGCCGCGGCATCCGCGCCGTCGCCCAGGACCCGGACACGGCAACGCTCATGGGCGTGAACAAGGAACGAATCATCATCACCACGTTCGTGATCGGCGGCATCCTCGCCGGTGCGGCCGCACTGTTCTACACCATGAAGATCCCCTCCGGAGTTGTCTACAACGGAGGCTTCATCCTTGGCATCAAGGCCTTCGCCGCAGCCGTCCTCGGCGGCATCGGCAACGTCCGAGGCGCACTCCTCGGCGGGCTCCTGCTGGGCCTGATCGGCAACTACGGCCAGATCCTGCTGGGCAACTCCCAGTGGACCGACGTCGTGGCGTTCCTGGTCCTGGTCCTGGTGCTGCTGTTCCGCCCCGAAGGCATCCTGGGCACCTCGCTTGGAAGGAGCAAGGCATGA
- a CDS encoding NADP-dependent isocitrate dehydrogenase, producing MAKIIYTLTDEAPMLATYSLLPIVEAFASTAGVDVETRDISLSGRIIAVFGDYLTEEQRVSDALAELGALAKSPEANIIKLPNISASIPQLKAAIAELQGQGYALPDYPDDPSTDEEKDVRARYDKIKGSAVNPVLREGNSDRRAPLSVKNYAKANPHSMGAWSKDSKTNVATMADGDFRHNEKSVVIPADDKIKIQFVAADGTTTVLKDSFPVLADEIVDGTVMRAAALDEFLAAQVARAKEEGVLLSAHLKATMMKVSDPIIFGHVVKAYFPELFANYGDALAKAGLSPANGLASILNGLGELPEDVRAGVEAAIAKGYENGPALAMVDSDKGITNLHVPSDVIVDASMPAMIRTSGHMWGADGQEHDTLAVLPDSSYAGVYQATIDDCRENGALDPTTMGTVPNVGLMAQAAEEYGSHDKTFELSETGTVQVVNSAGDVLIAHDVEAGDIWRACQVKDIPVRDWVKLAVTRARASATPAIFWLDETRAHDANLIVRVTEYLKDHDTEGLDIRIMSPEDATKFTLERIRRGEDTISVTGNVLRDYLTDLFPILELGTSAKMLSVVPLIAGGGLFETGAGGSAPKHVQQLVKENHLRWDSLGEFLALAVSFEHLAVNYGNARAQILADTLDRATGTFLLENKSPKRKVGEIDNRGSHFHLAKFWAQELATQTVDAELAEAFKAVAADLTSNEDAIIAELAAVQGSPVDLGGYYRPDAAKVAAIMRPSALLNKAIDTLS from the coding sequence ATGGCCAAAATCATCTACACCCTGACAGACGAAGCGCCCATGTTGGCCACGTACTCACTCCTGCCGATCGTTGAGGCCTTTGCCTCCACCGCCGGCGTGGACGTGGAAACCCGGGACATTTCACTCTCCGGCCGCATCATTGCAGTGTTCGGCGACTACCTCACTGAAGAGCAGCGCGTGAGCGACGCACTGGCCGAACTCGGTGCCCTGGCCAAGAGCCCGGAAGCCAACATCATCAAGCTGCCTAACATCAGCGCCTCCATCCCGCAGCTGAAGGCGGCCATCGCCGAGCTCCAGGGCCAGGGCTACGCCCTCCCGGACTACCCGGACGACCCCTCCACCGATGAGGAAAAGGACGTTCGCGCCCGCTACGACAAGATCAAGGGCAGCGCCGTGAACCCGGTCCTGCGCGAAGGCAACTCCGACCGCCGCGCACCCCTTTCGGTCAAGAACTACGCCAAGGCGAACCCCCACAGCATGGGCGCCTGGTCCAAGGACTCCAAGACCAACGTCGCCACCATGGCCGACGGCGACTTCCGCCACAACGAGAAGTCCGTGGTCATCCCGGCCGACGACAAGATCAAGATCCAGTTCGTCGCCGCCGACGGCACCACCACCGTGCTGAAGGATTCCTTCCCTGTCCTGGCCGATGAAATCGTTGACGGCACCGTCATGCGCGCCGCTGCGCTGGACGAATTCCTCGCCGCACAGGTGGCCCGCGCCAAGGAAGAGGGCGTCCTGCTCTCGGCACACCTGAAGGCCACCATGATGAAGGTCTCGGACCCCATCATCTTTGGCCACGTGGTCAAGGCCTATTTCCCGGAACTCTTCGCCAACTACGGCGACGCGCTGGCCAAGGCCGGCCTGAGCCCGGCCAACGGCCTGGCCTCCATCCTCAACGGCCTGGGCGAACTGCCTGAGGACGTCCGTGCAGGCGTCGAAGCCGCCATCGCGAAGGGCTACGAGAACGGCCCGGCGCTGGCCATGGTCGACTCCGACAAGGGCATCACCAACCTCCACGTCCCCTCCGACGTGATCGTTGACGCCTCCATGCCTGCCATGATCCGCACCTCCGGCCACATGTGGGGTGCCGACGGCCAGGAGCACGACACCCTCGCCGTGCTGCCCGACAGCAGCTACGCCGGTGTCTACCAGGCCACGATCGACGACTGCCGCGAAAACGGCGCCCTCGACCCCACCACCATGGGCACCGTCCCGAACGTGGGCCTCATGGCACAGGCCGCTGAGGAATACGGCAGCCACGACAAGACGTTCGAGCTCTCCGAGACCGGCACCGTCCAGGTGGTCAACTCCGCAGGCGACGTCCTGATCGCCCACGACGTCGAGGCCGGCGACATCTGGCGCGCCTGCCAGGTCAAGGACATCCCCGTCCGGGACTGGGTCAAGCTGGCCGTCACCCGCGCCCGCGCCTCAGCCACCCCCGCCATCTTCTGGCTCGATGAGACCCGCGCCCACGACGCCAACCTCATTGTCCGGGTCACCGAGTACCTCAAGGACCACGACACCGAGGGCCTGGACATCCGCATCATGTCCCCCGAGGACGCCACGAAGTTCACCCTGGAGCGCATCCGCCGCGGCGAGGACACCATCTCCGTCACCGGCAACGTGCTGCGCGACTACCTGACGGACCTGTTCCCGATCCTGGAACTGGGCACCAGCGCCAAGATGCTCTCCGTGGTTCCGCTGATCGCAGGTGGCGGCCTCTTCGAGACCGGCGCCGGCGGCTCCGCCCCGAAGCACGTCCAGCAGCTCGTGAAGGAAAACCACCTCCGCTGGGATTCCCTCGGCGAGTTCCTGGCCCTGGCCGTCAGCTTCGAGCACCTGGCCGTGAACTACGGCAACGCCCGCGCGCAGATCCTGGCCGACACCCTGGACCGCGCCACCGGCACCTTCCTCCTGGAAAACAAGTCACCGAAGCGCAAGGTCGGCGAGATCGACAACCGCGGCAGCCACTTCCACCTGGCCAAGTTCTGGGCACAGGAACTGGCCACGCAGACCGTTGACGCCGAGCTGGCGGAGGCCTTCAAGGCCGTCGCCGCGGACCTGACCAGCAACGAGGACGCGATCATCGCCGAACTCGCAGCGGTCCAGGGCTCACCGGTTGACCTGGGCGGCTACTACCGCCCCGACGCAGCCAAGGTCGCGGCCATCATGCGCCCGTCGGCGCTGCTGAACAAGGCCATCGACACCCTGAGCTAG
- a CDS encoding ABC transporter ATP-binding protein, protein MSESLDPEASVDQDALAAGGIDLEVAETVAPERSFAVGVGEDLVEVKNLTMKFGGLVAMDNVSFTIKRGEILGLIGPNGAGKTTCFNAMTGVYKPTSGQVLLEGRLLNGMKQHKITRAGLARTFQNIRLFGEMTALENVVVGLDARHKTSVVGALLRLPRHIREEKSAIERGMALLEFVGIADHAATLSRHLSYGSQRRLEIARALATDPKVLCLDEPAAGFNPAEKEELMALIRTVRDDGYTVLLIEHDMKLVMGVTDRIVVLEFGKKIADGLPHDIREDPKVISAYLGEPEDDFA, encoded by the coding sequence ATGAGTGAATCACTGGATCCGGAAGCATCCGTGGACCAGGACGCGCTGGCCGCAGGCGGCATCGACCTGGAGGTGGCGGAAACCGTCGCACCCGAGCGGTCCTTCGCCGTCGGAGTGGGTGAAGACTTGGTTGAGGTGAAGAACCTGACCATGAAGTTCGGCGGCCTAGTGGCCATGGACAACGTCAGCTTCACCATCAAGCGCGGGGAAATCCTGGGCCTGATCGGGCCCAACGGTGCCGGGAAGACCACCTGCTTCAACGCCATGACCGGCGTGTACAAGCCCACCAGCGGGCAGGTCCTGCTGGAGGGGCGGCTGCTCAACGGCATGAAGCAGCACAAGATCACCCGCGCCGGGCTGGCCCGCACCTTCCAGAACATCCGCCTTTTCGGGGAGATGACCGCGCTGGAGAACGTGGTGGTCGGCCTGGACGCCCGGCACAAGACCAGCGTTGTCGGCGCCCTGCTGCGCCTGCCGCGCCACATCCGGGAGGAGAAGAGCGCCATCGAGCGCGGCATGGCGCTGCTGGAGTTCGTGGGCATCGCCGACCACGCGGCCACTCTGTCCCGGCACCTGTCCTACGGCAGCCAGCGGCGCCTGGAGATTGCCCGGGCGCTGGCCACCGATCCAAAGGTGCTGTGCCTGGACGAACCTGCGGCCGGCTTCAACCCGGCGGAGAAGGAGGAGCTTATGGCGCTCATCCGCACCGTCCGCGACGACGGCTACACGGTCCTGCTCATTGAACACGACATGAAGCTGGTCATGGGCGTCACCGACAGGATCGTGGTGCTGGAATTCGGCAAGAAGATCGCCGACGGCCTGCCCCACGACATCCGCGAAGACCCCAAAGTAATTTCCGCCTACCTCGGGGAGCCTGAAGATGACTTTGCTTGA